The following coding sequences lie in one Onychomys torridus chromosome X, mOncTor1.1, whole genome shotgun sequence genomic window:
- the Slc6a8 gene encoding sodium- and chloride-dependent creatine transporter 1, which yields MAKKSAENGIYSVSGDEKKGPLIVPGPDGAQAKGDGPVGLGAPGGRLAVPPRETWTRQMDFIMSCVGFAVGLGNVWRFPYLCYKNGGGVFLIPYVLIALVGGIPIFFLEISLGQFMKAGSINVWNICPLFKGLGYASMVIVFYCNTYYIMVLAWGFYYLVKSFTTTLPWATCGHTWNTPDCVEIFRHEDCANASLANLTCDQLADRRSPVIEFWENKVLRLSAGLEVPGALNWEVTLCLLACWVLVYFCVWKGVKSTGKIVYFTATFPYVVLVVLLVRGVLLPGALDGIIYYLKPDWSKLGSPQVWIDAGTQIFFSYAIGLGALTALGSYNRFNNNCYKDAIILALINSGTSFFAGFVVFSILGFMATEQGVHISKVAESGPGLAFIAYPRAVTLMPVAPLWAALFFFMLLLLGLDSQFVGVEGFITGLLDLLPASYYFRFQREISVALCCVLCFVIDLSMVTDGGMYVFQLFDYYSASGTTLLWQAFWECVVVAWVYGADRFMDDIACMIGYRPCPWMKWCWSFFTPLVCMGIFIFNVVYYEPLVYNNTYVYPWWGEAMGWAFALSSMLCVPLHLLGCLLRAKGTMAERWQHLTQPIWGLHHLEYRAQDADVRGLTTLTPVSESSKVVVVESVM from the exons ATGGCGAAGAAGAGCGCCGAAAACGGTATCTATAGCGTGTCTGGTGACGAAAAGAAGGGTCCTCTCATCGTGCCCGGGCCCGACGGTGCCCAGGCCAAGGGCGATGGCCCCGTGGGCCTTGGGGCGCCCGGCGGCCGCCTTGCCGTGCCGCCTCGAGAGACCTGGACACGCCAGATGGACTTCATCATGTCGTGCGTGGGCTTCGCTGTGGGTCTGGGTAACGTGTGGCGCTTCCCCTACCTGTGCTACAAGAACGGCGGAG GTGTGTTCCTTATTCCCTACGTCCTGATCGCTCTGGTGGGAGGAATCCCCATTTTCTTCCTGGAAATTTCACTGGGCCAATTCATGAAGGCCGGCAGCATCAATGTCTGGAACATCTGTCCCCTATTCAAAG GCCTGGGCTATGCCTCCATGGTGATTGTCTTCTACTGCAACACCTACTACATCATGGTGCTGGCCTGGGGCTTCTATTACCTGGTCAAGTCATTCACCACCACTTTGCCCTGGGCCACATGTGGGCACACCTGGAACACTCCTGACTGTGTGGAGATCTTTCGCCATGAAGACTGTGCCAATGCCAGCCTGGCCAATCTCACATGTGACCAGCTTGCTGACCGTCGGTCCCCTGTCATCGAGTTCTGGGA GAACAAAGTCTTGAGGCTCTCTGCAGGGCTAGAGGTGCCAGGGGCCCTCAACTGGGAGGTGACCCTATGCCTGCTGGCCTGCTGGGTGCTGGTCTACTTCTGTGTGTGGAAGGGGGTCAAGTCAACAGGAAAG ATCGTGTACTTCACTGCTACATTCCCCTATGTGGTCCTCGTTGTGCTGCTGGTGCGAGGGGTGCTGCTGCCTGGAGCCCTGGATGGGATCATCTACTATCTCAAGCCTGACTGGTCAAAGCTGGGGTCCCCTCAG GTATGGATAGATGCTGGGACCCAGATTTTCTTCTCTTACGCCATCGGCCTAGGGGCCCTCACAGCCCTAGGCAGCTATAATCGCTTCAACAACAACTGCTACAA GGACGCTATCATCCTGGCACTCATCAACAGTGGGACCAGCTTCTTTGCTGGTTTTGTGGTCTTCTCCATCCTGGGCTTTATGGCCACAGAGCAGGGTGTGCACATCTCCAAGGTGGCAGAATCAG GGCCTGGCCTAGCCTTCATTGCCTACCCACGGGCTGTCACACTGATGCCTGTGGCCCCACTCTGGGCTGCCTTGTTCTTCTTCATGCTGCTGCTGCTCGGTCTGGACAGCCAG TTTGTAGGTGTGGAGGGCTTCATCACCGGGCTCCTGGATCTCCTCCCGGCCTCCTACTACTTCCGTTTCCAAAGGGAGATCTCCGTGGCCCTCTGCTGTGTCCTCTGCTTTGTCATCGATCTCTCCATGGTGACCGAT GGCGGGATGTACGTCTTCCAGCTGTTTGACTACTACTCAGCTAGTGGCACTACCCTGCTTTGGCAAGCCTTTTGGGAGTGTGTGGTGGTGGCTTGGGTTTACG GAGCTGACCGCTTCATGGATGACATTGCCTGTATGATTGGGTACCGACCTTGCCCCTGGATGAAATGGTGCTGGTCCTTCTTCACTCCACTGGTCTGCATG GGCATCTTCATCTTCAACGTTGTATACTACGAGCCGCTGGTCTACAACAACACCTACGTGTACCCATGGTGGGGTGAAGCCATGGGCTGGGCCTTTGCACTCTCTTCCATGCTGTGTGTGCCCCTTCACCTCCTAGGCTGTCTCCTCAGGGCAAAAGGAACCATGGCAGAG CGCTGGCAGCACCTGACCCAGCCTATCTGGGGCCTCCACCACTTGGAATACAGAGCTCAGGATGCAGATGTCAGGGGCCTGACCACCTTGACTCCAGTGTCTGAGAGCAGCAAGGTCGTCGTGGTGGAGAGTGTCATGTGA